In the genome of Leptolyngbya sp. FACHB-261, one region contains:
- a CDS encoding ABC transporter substrate-binding protein yields the protein MVSWIRKDSSSMRAKTRAKTTRQSHWTAVLLGGLLALIAICIPIQGVQAKDCTLTAIVWEGYTDSSFEKPFEQETGCAVKATYAGSSDEMFAKVRAGGGRTYDLVSASGDITERLYRAGLVMPLDTSKLKNYSSVFAPFQNAKWNTFDGKPYGVSFAWGPNVLVYNTKEVAEAPTSWNVLFDPKYAGKITIPDNPMTIADVALWLGMSDPYDLSDEDLAKVKDKLLELRPSIRKFWSTAGELANLFESGEVVMAHAWPLTYTQLSEAGFPIGSASPKGKLTGWTDSWMVSKNSRNADAAYQWIDYILSGPGQKGIMDVTGYSGATDLGVEAVGLERAKKLFMDDLSLHKEIKMWQSVKNYDKWVQLWNEIRS from the coding sequence ATGGTGAGTTGGATACGTAAGGATAGTTCATCAATGCGAGCAAAAACGCGAGCAAAAACAACAAGGCAAAGCCACTGGACCGCAGTGCTTTTAGGTGGGCTCTTGGCGTTGATTGCAATCTGCATCCCTATTCAGGGAGTGCAAGCCAAAGACTGCACCCTAACTGCAATTGTTTGGGAAGGATATACTGATTCGTCTTTTGAGAAACCATTTGAGCAGGAAACGGGTTGTGCGGTCAAAGCGACCTATGCCGGGTCTAGTGATGAAATGTTCGCCAAAGTCCGAGCTGGGGGTGGCAGAACTTACGATCTAGTTTCTGCATCGGGAGACATCACCGAGCGCCTCTATCGGGCAGGACTGGTCATGCCCCTAGACACGAGCAAACTCAAGAATTACAGCTCTGTTTTTGCGCCCTTTCAGAATGCTAAATGGAACACTTTTGACGGCAAACCTTACGGCGTGAGCTTTGCCTGGGGTCCCAACGTTCTTGTTTACAATACGAAAGAAGTCGCTGAGGCACCGACCTCCTGGAACGTTCTATTTGACCCCAAATATGCGGGTAAAATTACGATTCCTGATAATCCCATGACCATCGCTGATGTTGCGCTCTGGTTGGGAATGTCAGATCCTTATGATCTCAGTGACGAAGACCTAGCCAAAGTCAAAGACAAGTTACTAGAATTGCGTCCCAGTATTCGCAAATTTTGGTCAACAGCGGGTGAGTTGGCCAATTTGTTTGAATCAGGCGAAGTCGTAATGGCCCACGCTTGGCCCCTGACCTATACTCAGCTCAGTGAGGCTGGTTTCCCCATTGGTTCTGCTAGTCCAAAAGGTAAGCTAACAGGCTGGACAGATTCCTGGATGGTCTCAAAAAATTCCCGCAACGCAGATGCAGCCTATCAATGGATTGACTACATCTTGAGCGGTCCAGGGCAGAAGGGGATTATGGATGTCACTGGTTATTCCGGCGCTACCGATCTGGGTGTTGAGGCGGTTGGTCTAGAACGAGCCAAAAAACTGTTCATGGATGACCTCTCGCTGCACAAAGAAATCAAGATGTGGCAGAGCGTCAAAAACTATGACAAATGGGTTCAACTCTGGAACGAGATTCGGAGCTAG
- a CDS encoding ABC transporter permease, with product MTTASQREQGRNLGLYATLLPPLIWMSLLYFVPLLILISYSFWRLESYDIIREFSLINFQTIFGNAAYRAVLLRTIGTALIVTLIDIVIALPVGFFIARYGGRYRTLLTVLVILPLWSSYLVRVFAWKVILGYNGVLNNALLSLGLLQQPSSLFLYNQFSTLLTFVHIWLPFMILPVITAFERLPVSLLEASADLNAGPWTTFRRISFPLALPGVLAGSISVFALTMGDFITPSLVGSTNGILLGNVVSSQFGVAYNWPLGAAFTLVVVVIVFVALTLVSRWGALESL from the coding sequence GTGACAACCGCTTCTCAACGTGAGCAGGGCCGCAATCTTGGTCTTTACGCCACCTTGCTTCCCCCTCTAATTTGGATGTCTCTGCTCTATTTCGTGCCGCTGCTCATTCTGATTTCTTACAGCTTTTGGCGGCTCGAAAGCTATGACATTATTCGTGAATTCAGTTTAATCAATTTTCAAACGATCTTTGGCAACGCCGCTTATCGAGCTGTCCTCCTGAGAACCATTGGCACAGCTCTAATAGTCACGCTTATTGATATTGTGATTGCTTTGCCCGTAGGCTTCTTCATCGCTCGCTACGGCGGACGTTATCGCACGCTGCTAACAGTTTTGGTGATCCTGCCTTTGTGGTCGAGCTATTTGGTGCGAGTTTTTGCTTGGAAAGTCATTCTGGGCTACAACGGCGTGCTCAACAACGCCTTGCTCTCATTAGGACTGCTTCAACAACCCAGTTCACTCTTTCTCTATAACCAGTTCTCAACCCTCTTGACTTTCGTACATATCTGGTTGCCCTTCATGATTCTGCCGGTGATTACTGCTTTCGAGCGTTTGCCGGTCTCCCTGCTCGAAGCCTCTGCTGATTTGAATGCGGGTCCTTGGACTACCTTTCGCCGCATTAGCTTTCCCCTAGCATTACCAGGAGTTCTGGCTGGTTCGATCAGCGTTTTTGCGTTGACCATGGGCGACTTCATCACACCCAGCTTAGTGGGCAGCACCAATGGCATTCTGCTAGGCAATGTCGTATCTTCGCAGTTTGGCGTAGCTTACAACTGGCCACTAGGGGCTGCTTTCACACTGGTGGTGGTAGTCATAGTTTTTGTGGCGCTGACGTTAGTATCGCGCTGGGGCGCCCTGGAGAGTCTCTAA
- a CDS encoding ABC transporter permease: MTNMVIPSVTPTQLADRPPDTPKNPGQPQPWALGAWTLLTYAFLYLPISVLIVLSFNHSKILSLPLKGWTLDWYQTALNDQALRSAFANSLKVAAVATVLATLFGLLAAFAIYRYQFFGKKGFRIALTLPILLPGVVTGVAMLAYFSNLGLQLSLWTVILGHAVFGLPVALGPILARLGQFPRSLEEAAYDLGARPQQVFRDVIFPYIRSAVISGALLAFTLSFDEVVVTIFLTGRDNTLPMEIWARLRTDITPEIAAAATLVLLVSTVVILLNEWISSSE; encoded by the coding sequence ATGACTAACATGGTGATTCCCTCAGTTACGCCCACGCAGCTGGCAGATCGACCTCCAGACACGCCTAAAAACCCTGGCCAGCCCCAGCCCTGGGCGCTTGGGGCTTGGACACTGTTGACCTATGCCTTTCTGTATCTGCCGATCAGCGTGCTGATCGTGCTCAGCTTCAATCACTCCAAAATTTTGTCGTTGCCACTGAAAGGCTGGACACTCGACTGGTATCAAACAGCTCTTAATGACCAAGCTCTTCGCTCTGCTTTTGCTAATTCCTTGAAAGTCGCGGCGGTAGCAACAGTTCTAGCGACTCTCTTCGGTTTGCTGGCTGCTTTTGCGATTTATCGATATCAATTCTTTGGTAAAAAAGGATTTCGTATCGCCCTCACACTGCCGATTTTATTGCCCGGTGTGGTGACAGGGGTTGCCATGTTGGCTTACTTTTCCAACTTGGGTCTACAACTGTCTTTATGGACTGTGATTCTCGGTCACGCTGTGTTCGGTTTACCCGTTGCCCTAGGTCCTATTTTGGCAAGGCTTGGACAGTTTCCCCGTTCGTTGGAAGAGGCAGCCTACGATCTGGGCGCTCGTCCTCAACAGGTTTTTCGAGATGTCATTTTTCCCTACATTCGCAGTGCGGTTATCTCTGGGGCATTACTGGCGTTTACCTTGTCGTTTGACGAAGTCGTCGTCACGATTTTTCTAACAGGGCGGGACAATACCTTACCAATGGAAATCTGGGCGCGGCTCCGCACCGACATTACGCCTGAGATCGCTGCTGCTGCAACTCTGGTATTGCTAGTGAGTACAGTGGTGATATTGCTCAATGAGTGGATCAGTTCCTCTGAGTAA